GTTGGACGGGCATGACCGAGCTGGACGTCGACAGCGCCGATCTGGACGACCTGTACGAGCAGGGCACCGTCGAGCTGGAGCCCGCCCGCGAGCTGCCCTGCCACACCGGCCTGGTGCTGCTCTCCGACAAGGGCAGCGCTCTGGGCCGGGTGACGGCCGACAAGCAGGTCCGTCTGGTCCGCGGCGATCGCGAGGCGTTCGGCATCCACGGGCGCTCCGCCGAGCAGCGGGTGGCACTGGACCTGCTGCTCGACCCCGAGATCGGCATCGTCTCCCTCGGTGGTCGCGCCGGCACCGGCAAGTCCGCGCTGGCGATCTGCGCCGGCCTCGAGGCCGTCATGGAGCGCCGCCAGCACCAGAAGGTCATCGTGTTCCGCCCGATGTACGCCGTCGGCGGGCAGGAGTTGGGCTACCTGCCCGGCAGCGAGTCCGAGAAGATGGGCCCCTGGGGTCAGGCCGTGTTCGACACGCTCGGCGCCGTCGCCTCACCGCACGTCGTGGAGGAGATCGTCGACCGCCAGATGCTCGAGGTGCTGCCGCTGACGCACATCCGCGGCCGGTCGTTGCACGACGCGTTCGTCATCGTCGACGAGGCGCAGTCGCTCGAGCGCAACGTGCTGCTGACGGTGCTCTCGCGCATCGGGGCCAACTCCAAGGTCGTCCTGACGCACGACGTCGCGCAGCGCGACAACCTGCGGGTGGGCCGCTACGACGGCATCGTCGCCGTCGTCGAGAAGCTCAAGGGCCACCCGCTGTTCTCGCACGTCACCCTGACCCGGTCCGAGCGCTCGCCCGTGGCGGCGCTCGTGACCGAGATGCTGGAGGACGTGACCCTCTAGGGCGTCAGTTGATCTCCCGGGCGGCGAGCGCGCGGCGGAGGTCGTCACGGCCCTCCAGCACGTAGCGCTTCGCCGCGGCGGGCGCTTGGGTGCCGGCGAGCCAGGCGTCGACCTTCGCGAGCGTCTCCGCCGTCGGGTTGGGCAGCGGGAACAGGCTGATCAGCGCGACCTGGCCGATCCACACGCCCATCTCGTCGATGACCGTCTCGGCCATCTCGAGGTACTTGTCGACGTACGGTGCGAGCACCTCGGCCTGGCCGGAGACCTGGAAGCCCGAGGCGATCTGACGACGCGTCTCGTTGGGCGTGGAAGCGTCCTCGACGACGCGGCGCCACGCCTCGGCCTTGGCCTCGGCGGTGGGACGCAGGGCCTTGGCCCCGGCGGCGTGCTCCCGGCCCTGGCTGGTGTTGTCGCGCTCCAGTTCGGCGTCGATCTCGGCCTCGTC
Above is a window of Aeromicrobium senzhongii DNA encoding:
- a CDS encoding PhoH family protein — translated: MAATKSNTPPRRTYVLDTSVLLADPAAMQRFGEHEVVLPVVVITELEAKRHHPELGYFARNALRFLDDLRVQHGTIDVPMPIGVEGGSLRVELNHTDPSSLPSGFRQGDSDTRILSVARNLANEGNDVVLVSKDLPMRIKASAVGLTAEEYRAEWALETGWTGMTELDVDSADLDDLYEQGTVELEPARELPCHTGLVLLSDKGSALGRVTADKQVRLVRGDREAFGIHGRSAEQRVALDLLLDPEIGIVSLGGRAGTGKSALAICAGLEAVMERRQHQKVIVFRPMYAVGGQELGYLPGSESEKMGPWGQAVFDTLGAVASPHVVEEIVDRQMLEVLPLTHIRGRSLHDAFVIVDEAQSLERNVLLTVLSRIGANSKVVLTHDVAQRDNLRVGRYDGIVAVVEKLKGHPLFSHVTLTRSERSPVAALVTEMLEDVTL